The sequence tgtttttaattaaattttttgacTAAATTATGAGAATATTCGATTTTTTAATGGAATATTCTATTATTTCAAACGATTTTATGACGGtaaggactaaattaaaaaaaaaaaaagtatagggactcaattaaaagaaaaaaagtatagagacctaattgaaaattttgcgaaactatagggaccaacagagtaattaaacctatttaaaattaaaatatttgataataaaaaaaattagttaaaaatagtcaaaatttattttatttggtaatatataattattataataataattaataaatattaaataaaataattttttgttgtcATTTAAATATTATTGATTAGATAATATCATGTATGTATTTGTTTTTATCGTACAAAATCCACAGCATATCACATAGATGTTGTAATATTATGTATGAATTTATCTTGATTTCTTCAAATTTAGTTATAAGAGACATGCATGCGCTTAATTAACCTTCCCCATTCCTCTTCCGTTAAGAGCTCACACCACATGCACTTACAGATCAAAAGCTTTTGCGAAAGAAAAGGTAAACCTCTAACTGTCTCCGTTTATCATCCTTTTTTTAGTAATATCAGTCACTATTTAAACCCCACcctcctccattcttcttcaccactCTCCATACCCACAACCATTAGGGTAGGAAGGTGCTTCCTTCCCTagttattttaggatttttttttcttttttccttctccTCTCGGATATCAGTATCTTTACTCAAACTTTCACCGGAGGTTANNNNNNNNNNNNNNNNNNNNNNNNNNNNNNNNNNNNNNNNNNNNNNNNNNNNNNNNNNNNNNNNNNNNNNNNNNNNNNNNNNNNNNNNNNNNNNNNNNNNNNNNNNNNNNNNNNNNNNNNNNNNNNNNNNNNNNNNNNNNNNNNNNNNNNNNNNNNNNNNNNNNNNNNNNNNNNNNCTGCTGTTGTTTCAATTCTACTTGTAGTAGGAGTTGTTGTTGGTGCCGTGGTAGTTGTGAACAACAACGGCACCGGAAACAATGGAGGAGAGTTGAAGACGTCGAACAAGGCGGTGAGCGCAGTGTGTCAAAGCGCCGATGATCAGAAGCTCTGCCACGACGTGCTGACACCTGTGAACTCATCAAATCCCAAGGACTACATCACGCAGGTGGTGAAATTCTCCACGGAAAGCGTGTTGAAAGCCCTTAACATGAGCGACAGGCTCATGGTGGAGAGCGTGGCCAACGGCACCAGCGACGGAGGCGTCAAGATGGCTCTGGACGACTGCAAAGACCTCTTGCAATCAGCGATCCACGAGCTTGAGGCCTCCGGCGTGTTTGTGAACAGCCAATCGCTTCCGGAAGTGTTCACAAACAGTGCGGAGCTGAAGAACTGGTTGGGCGCCGTGATCGCCTACCAGCAATCTTGCCTTGACGGGTTCGACACCGATGGGGAGAAGCATGTCCAAGGTCAGTTGCAGAGCGAGAGCTTGGATAGCGTGATGAAGCTCACCGCCTTGGCCCTGGATGTTGTCGCCGGTGTCTCTAAGGTTCTGTCTGAGTTAGGGCTCAACTTGACCAACAGGCCCGTTCGTCGCCTCCTTGGGCTTGATAAATATGGCTTCCCAAGTTGGTTGTACCCTCATGACCGTAAGCTCATCAATGAGGCCAGCCAGGGTTCCATTGTCCCGAACGCTGTTGTTGCCAAGGATGGTAGTGGCCAGTACAAGACTGTTTTGGAAGCCATTAATGCTTACCCCAAGAAACACCAAGGCAGGTGGGTTATCTATGTTAAGGCTGGTATCTACGACGAGTACATCACCGTCGACAAGGCCAAGCGTAACATCTACATGTACGGTGATGGCCCCGCCAAAACCATCATCACCGGTCGCAAGAACTTCGCTGAAGGTGTCAAGACCATGAGGACTGCCACCTTCACCACCGTTGCTGAGGGATTCATTGCTAAGGGTATTGCTTTTGAGAACACCGCCGGTCCAGGTGGACACCAAGCAGTGGCCCTCCGCGTGATGGGTGACCGCTCAGCCTTCTTCGACTGCGCGTTCCGTGGCCACCAAGATACCTTGTACGCCCATGCTCACCGTCAGTTCTATCGCAACTGCGAAATTAGCGGCACCATTGACTTCATCTTCGGCTACGCTTCAACCTACATCCAGAACTCCAAGATCATCGTGAGGAAGCCCAAGGCAAACCAGCAGAACATCATCGTTGCTGACGGTACCGACCAGAAGAACATGCCATCGGGTGTAGTCCTCCATAACTGCCAGATCTTGGCAGAGCCAAGCCTGGAAGCAGAGAACGGGAAGGTGAGAACCTTCTTGGCAAGACCATGGAAGGCGTTCTCGAGGGCAGTGTTCATTGAGAACACCATCGGTGGCTTCATCAACAAGGAGGGTTACATTCCATGGTCACCAGCTGCCCCCAACAACGAGCACGCATACTTTGGTGAGTTCGGAAACATTGGAGCTGGTGCTGATGCTTCTGGAAGGGTCAAGTGGGCCAAGGGTCTTATCTCCAAGGATGAGGCTTCTCAGTTCACTGTTGACAATTTCCTCCAAGCTAACTCATGGTTGCACGACACTGGTTTTCCTTTTGATGCTAGCTTCACCAAGAACTAAATTTAAATACGTACAATTGTAACTGTATCTAAGACTAGTCATGGTGATAGCTAGATGTATAACCATGAGTGTGAATTGAAACACACCAGCAATTTGTATAACAGTGTTGAAAATTAAAGAGTGGATCATAAATTTGTGGGACATAGTGTTAAGTCTTGCCCTTTCTTTTCTTAATCATCTTTCTCCTCCCACGCATCTTCAAGTTCATTACAGTATTATCCCGCGGAAGTTAATTTTATATAGATGAGTGCTACATggacagcaacttttgtgttttgtaaccatcaattggtcatCAATAGTGTAATAGAAAGTATGAGAAGCcaataaaatatttatacaatggaaaagtatagataacCAACAAGGTTTTTAAACAATGTGTAGACAATGTGAATGAATaggattaaaagagtaaatttgattagtagcattaaattagggtgcagtgtattttcatttgattgatgGTTgctcatgttgttcaaaatttttattgttcCCCTAACACTCCccttatacaatgtgtacaatggaggattagggagtattagagatatgaccattagtgttaccttttgcCATCAgttgaagcttttgggatgacatggtattagaactCTGAATTTAAAAGGTaagagttcgatccttggagatgttcattttgtaactcaatagctcattgtacatattgtacaaatagtccattggCTCTCTAGACTCACAGtataatagtatttttaatagcGTGAAATTAAATCCAATGTTGTAGAATCAGGTTAAATATTAGCCAACTTTTTTAAAAGTTGCTCGCCTCCTATATTTTCCCTTTTATATATTATGAATTTGAGTTTATTTTGCATTTCGATTgagcatcatcaattcataaccAAGATCTTCATTGGGCAATTTTCTTTATAAAGATTTATATGAAAAATTCAGTGCAATAATTATGAAAATCAGGAAAAAATATTATTCAGATaactatttaaaagaaaaaaaaatcaaaacaaaattatttttttttaaaacattaatcatttacaaaaattattatattttttttgctaGGTGGACATCGAGGGTGAGAAactccaaagcaaaaacaaataactaagaaaaataggaTCACTTTAATAAAGAtactaaaaatgtctttttttgtTAAGATGTTTACATGTGTTATGTTATTATTGGATAATAAACCTAATTGtctgcattataattattagactcGATTTGATTCGATCGAATTATATAATTTAAActgaatatctttaaattttttgataaaaaaaacaaatatattcCTAACTTTTTGTTTTGTGGACATTTAAATctttaaaagtttaaaaatacaattaaatttttaaaaaaaattagatttattattattgttataaaaaaaatcagttttattctaatttgttaagaaattaaaaattaacCGATTCATTAATACGTCAAATAATAATGCGACACGTAAACGTCTTTACAAACAAATGGTTTTACGCTTTTTTATGGAGCATCCCAAAACAATAAATAAGAGTACATACTTCCTTTACATACTTAGAGAACAATGGGATAAATATTGTTTTGATCCTAACATTGAGGGttagaatcgaaaccgtcccatcaaaattttcgatttagaatcatcTTTAaggttttttttcgtattaaaattatcatttttaataaaatttttaattttattcctaaactatccttattttaataaaaaattataaaattttaaaaaaataaaataaaacacNNNNNNNNNNNNNNNNNNNNNNNNNNNNNNNNNNNNNNNNNNNNNNNNNNNNNNNNNNNNNNNNNCGTGGCCGTCGCTGCCTCGCCGCTTCGCAACCTCACCGCCTCGCCCCCTCGCCACCTCGCCGCTTCATCTGCACCTCGCTTTCTGCTTCTGCATCTTGCTTCCACTTTTTTGCTTTCCTAATTTTGCTTCTTGCTTCTGCTTCTTGCTTTTTGCTTCTGCTGCTTCTACTTCTTGgtttggtggtggtgttggtggtgaTGGTGTTGGTGTTGATGCTGGTGTTGCTTTTTGCTTCTGCTTCTTAGTTTGCTTTTGCTGCTTCTTGCTTTTTGCTTCTGTTGATTTTGAGTTTTTGCATCTGTTTCTGCTTCTTGGTTTGGTgttggtggtagtggtggtgttggtggtggtggtgttggtatTGGTGGTGGAGGAGGTAAGTGCTGGTAggggtgagggtatttttgttcgaaaaaaattaataggacgattttaatacgaaaaaaacgttaaggatgattttaaatcgaaaattacgattggattctgaccctcaacgttagggacaaaaacaatacttatctCGATAACAAATTAAGCAATCCTTGTTAAGGTATGTAAGGTTTCTATAGCATCAAAAGCCTAGGAAATAGTATAAATCAAGAGTTGGAATATAAAAAATGTAGAGATCATGGAGAAAGATTTTAACCTTTCTTGGCTAGTCATTTATAATATTTGTATATAGANNNNNNNNNNNNNNNNNNNNNNNNNNNNNNNNNNNNNNNNNNNNNNNNNNNNNNNNNNNNNNNNNNNNNNNNNNNNNNNNNNNNNNNNNNNNNNNNNNNNNNNNNNNNNNNNNNNNNNNNNNNNNNNNNNNNNNNNNNNNNNNNNNNNNNNNNNNNNNNNNNNNNNNNNNNNNNNNNNNNNNNNNNNNNNNNNNNNNNNNNNNNNNNNNNNNNNNNNNNNNNNNNNNNNNNNNNNNNNNNNNNNNNNNNNNNNNNNNNNNNNNNNNNNNNNNNNNNNNNNNNNNNNNNNNNNNNNNNNNNNNNNNNNNNNNNNNNNNNNNNNNNNNNNNNNNNNNNNNNNNNNNNNNNNNNNNNNNNNNNNNNNNNNNNNNNNNNNNNNNNNNNNNNNNNNNNNNNNTTATTatgtttataaatatttttaaaacgtttttatcttttttttctatCAAATTTTTTAGTTGAGAGATATTTTTACAGTACGGATCAAAATTCTCAATCTTCTAAAAGAGTTatataacaaatatttttaatgGAAAGTAGAGAAGATGCTTGGAACTATGCTAAGAGTACAGTCAATGAACTCATTCATTCCAGAGATAAATTTGTTCAAATTTGTGTGGAagtaaaactgaaaaagaagcaAGTACCTGCATTTTATCATTTTATGCCTTGGAAAGGAATTTAAAAGTGAATACTAAGGCGTCCATCAAAATCATTTTAGACTAAAAGATATGGACATAAAATAGATGATTGTCGAGAAAAAACCAGTAAAGCAGACGAAAATGCTAAAGGAGAAGCGACTATGGTCAGCCGAAACAACCACCATGATGACAGCAACACTGTTGGGATTAGTCAGCCAGAGCAGAATCACAACAGTATCAATTATGCACTAAGAAAAATCATACATCAAGATTTGAGGTTCTAAACAATCATGAACCCTTCTGAGGAAGATTTGGAAGTAAATGCTGAAAGCAATCAATATGCCAACAATTCTACTCGATAATTACCAGCAGCGCACCAAGAATGGAAAGCAGAACAAAAATATATAAGGCAACTTGAAAAATAATGCATCTAGCAGAgttataaaaaagaaagaatacaTAAACCAGCAAAATTAATTCTGAAGATCAGTCCAAACCTAGGAGCATCGTTCTGACCAAGCAAAAGGAATTAACGAAACAGGTTACTGATAACAATAATGAAAGTAGGaagacagaaaaataaaaaagatttcaaaaaatACTGGAGATAATTTAACAAACTCAGCAAAGgaaatctattctattatataaaaatcgaattTCTCCACTTAATAATAGAAACTGACGTGGCATGCTTCTGAGAGTATTtttcgatttatttcttttaactcattaatatacaagttattacgataaactaactatatcaactaattgatttgattagatatttaaatatcatataatcatataatttattataatttatatcaatttgatttggtaatattttctaattcatttattttaatattctgttagtattttttaatttaattcttttaatttattaaaccaaatttattgtgtatactaattaattaatttgattaatttattagtcattaaataataaatttatgaataaaatagaCAACTGAGatattttcaactaataattaaatcaaatcaaatcaaataatatatattaagctaaattcaaataatgtgaattaaatactaaattaaaataagataatttcttacttattcaagttgagtgcaataaatacaaattaattttgttagataatcatagttGTCTGATCTactatgtaacaccctactacacagtgttttatgcttaagtcatagaacagaggtagtgtggtatTACAGACCTTTAATAGTAAGGATATACATATAATACTGAAAgaaataatatactaggagccttgaaacagagcgggtaaacaaaaatcgcaaaataaaaagcgcaacgctcaaggaataggattacttgcgtgctaagaaacctaataggaacATGATAAAACAATAAACGAAGGGATAAAGAAAAGCCAAGGAACACTATATATAGatggccacacaaaattataagaatcataATTCTTATTACTCTTGCTATTTCaactctttccttcttctttttttttctttatgtataatttcttttatgtataaatgtaccCAAAATGAGAAAGTACGGATGAGTGTTTTATTAATTGTTTGTTTGATAAATATATCTCAATTTAGACATTCTACTAATGTGGATGGAAGTTGACCTGTAGCAATTCAAAGTTgccaatgtattttttttatagtagACTTGTGgatagaagaatatttgttaaaatgaatatactcattgtaataaaaaaatttttcagttgttatatttttatgttagtcGTGTAAATTCTTTAAAGgcacaagataataaaataggttgactttaatatcattagaagctaaatttaatggttcaaacaagcaccactaattatgttaaaaaagtaatttgtaataataatgtgatttacatattaatttttttgagtaaattcatttcaaaatgtaGAAATTAGACTTAATTAcgctaaaattttaaaggtaataTAGAATTTGACAACAAATTTAACACTCATTaaggaaataaatttatttatggctatttcctaattataaataataacaagacttatgaaaaaatattaatgtcatcattcttattaattaaatcataatattaGATAGTTGATAGCTTAATAGgcgaaaattattaaataattacgtaaaaattagcaacgaacaa is a genomic window of Arachis ipaensis cultivar K30076 chromosome B06, Araip1.1, whole genome shotgun sequence containing:
- the LOC107646578 gene encoding pectinesterase-like → AVVSILLVVGVVVGAVVVVNNNGTGNNGGELKTSNKAVSAVCQSADDQKLCHDVLTPVNSSNPKDYITQVVKFSTESVLKALNMSDRLMVESVANGTSDGGVKMALDDCKDLLQSAIHELEASGVFVNSQSLPEVFTNSAELKNWLGAVIAYQQSCLDGFDTDGEKHVQGQLQSESLDSVMKLTALALDVVAGVSKVLSELGLNLTNRPVRRLLGLDKYGFPSWLYPHDRKLINEASQGSIVPNAVVAKDGSGQYKTVLEAINAYPKKHQGRWVIYVKAGIYDEYITVDKAKRNIYMYGDGPAKTIITGRKNFAEGVKTMRTATFTTVAEGFIAKGIAFENTAGPGGHQAVALRVMGDRSAFFDCAFRGHQDTLYAHAHRQFYRNCEISGTIDFIFGYASTYIQNSKIIVRKPKANQQNIIVADGTDQKNMPSGVVLHNCQILAEPSLEAENGKVRTFLARPWKAFSRAVFIENTIGGFINKEGYIPWSPAAPNNEHAYFGEFGNIGAGADASGRVKWAKGLISKDEASQFTVDNFLQANSWLHDTGFPFDASFTKN